A region from the Desulfomonile tiedjei genome encodes:
- a CDS encoding tetratricopeptide repeat protein, with product MAVLRKGFLSLISMCFSSSRALNSSLSAIVLAALWSLSGCGVAPSSPLDKAKQLVNGGECAKAVELLDQAIQKSPTDISLVIMRGRARERCDEIDPALGDYQAAIDLNPSSAEAWEAKGRLLERLRNYGAAVHCLEQAAKLAEKPAAIISAIGLIHFYQDDYKEALRSFDRCTELDPRQESAYFGRAAIRIEEKDYSAAIQEMDRLLKIQPKNAQAFFRRGFAHLKAAQPAQAVLDFNKALELDSDMSEIYWYRADAHRAMNDLEQALKDYDRAATVDPNDSILFLNQGTLLMMMNRYPEALEKLRRSIVLDPENPLPYINRATLHLGTANYLGALRDLNKALDIRGDDPWLLVKRASIFKVIARGDWALSDLDKALALDSTNHEAWLLRGSLYFNERQLDRAVDDLHEAIRLAPDDPVAYQLLAEALLRKGDIRDALEMVSQALKKESSFAPAYVTQGDIHMADSHIDRAVEAYSYALTTDPNNFEARLKRGKLYMELGNYPQAITDFDQAAKANPYTGEVYRLRGQCYETLGQSEEATQDMWKARVFANR from the coding sequence ATGGCCGTTCTCCGAAAAGGCTTTCTTTCATTAATTTCCATGTGTTTCAGCTCAAGCCGCGCCCTGAATAGCTCCTTATCCGCAATTGTGTTGGCGGCGCTATGGAGCCTAAGCGGATGCGGTGTTGCTCCGTCATCTCCTCTGGATAAGGCCAAACAACTCGTCAACGGAGGCGAGTGCGCGAAAGCCGTCGAGCTTTTGGACCAGGCTATCCAAAAGAGCCCGACCGATATTTCGTTGGTCATTATGAGGGGGAGAGCAAGGGAACGTTGTGACGAAATAGATCCGGCCTTGGGAGACTACCAGGCGGCCATCGACCTCAATCCCAGTTCGGCCGAGGCCTGGGAAGCAAAAGGCAGGCTGCTTGAAAGACTAAGAAATTACGGCGCAGCCGTCCACTGTCTGGAGCAGGCAGCCAAACTTGCTGAAAAGCCCGCGGCCATCATCTCTGCCATTGGACTGATTCATTTCTACCAAGATGATTACAAAGAGGCCCTGCGATCCTTCGACAGATGCACGGAACTGGACCCGAGACAAGAGAGCGCATACTTTGGAAGAGCCGCGATCAGGATCGAAGAAAAGGACTACTCGGCCGCTATCCAAGAAATGGATAGGCTTTTGAAAATCCAGCCCAAGAATGCGCAGGCCTTTTTTCGGAGAGGGTTCGCGCACCTCAAAGCCGCACAGCCCGCGCAGGCGGTGTTGGATTTCAACAAGGCCCTGGAACTTGATTCCGATATGTCGGAGATATACTGGTATCGGGCGGACGCTCACAGAGCCATGAACGACCTGGAGCAAGCGCTCAAGGACTATGACAGGGCGGCCACGGTGGATCCCAATGATTCCATTCTATTCCTGAATCAGGGGACCCTACTCATGATGATGAACAGGTATCCGGAGGCCCTTGAAAAGCTGAGGAGGTCAATAGTTCTCGATCCGGAGAACCCGCTCCCGTACATAAATCGGGCCACGCTGCACCTCGGGACCGCAAATTATCTGGGCGCCTTGAGGGACTTGAACAAAGCCTTGGACATTCGAGGCGACGACCCCTGGCTCCTGGTGAAGCGAGCCTCGATCTTCAAGGTCATCGCACGGGGAGATTGGGCACTCTCCGATCTTGATAAGGCCTTGGCCCTGGACTCCACCAACCATGAAGCCTGGCTGCTACGCGGCAGTCTGTACTTCAACGAGAGACAACTCGATCGTGCGGTCGATGACCTGCACGAGGCAATCCGTCTGGCGCCGGACGATCCGGTGGCTTACCAGTTGTTGGCTGAGGCGCTACTCAGGAAGGGAGATATAAGGGACGCTCTGGAGATGGTTAGCCAGGCTCTAAAGAAGGAATCTTCATTCGCTCCGGCCTATGTCACCCAGGGGGACATCCATATGGCGGATTCCCACATAGACCGGGCCGTGGAAGCCTATTCATATGCCCTGACCACTGACCCCAACAACTTCGAGGCCCGACTCAAAAGGGGAAAACTTTATATGGAATTGGGCAACTATCCCCAAGCCATAACGGACTTTGACCAAGCGGCCAAAGCTAACCCGTACACCGGAGAAGTGTATCGGCTCCGCGGCCAATGCTATGAGACCCTGGGTCAATCTGAGGAAGCAACCCAGGATATGTGGAAGGCCCGGGTGTTCGCAAATCGCTGA
- a CDS encoding phenylacetate--CoA ligase, whose amino-acid sequence MSKKYWDEKFETMNESAMAAFQTEKLKQTLEWVYDKVPYYKKAFDETGVKPSDFQKLADLAKFPFTIKTALRDNYPFGLCAVPMSEVVRVHASSGTTGKPITGPYTAEDLDQWTDCMARGLWAQEVRPDSVLQNAYGMGLFTGGLGFLQGAMRIGCAVVPSGAGMTERQIMLIQDFGTSALCCTPSYCLTIIERAEKMGVDLKKTALRTGHFGAEPWSTEMRSDIESRGGIHAYEHYGLTELMGPGVSFTCEYYGIHVNEDHVYPEIVDPGTLEPVPLGQEGELVFTSLQRRAMPMIRYRTRDICTLRREKCECGRTLVTMDKILGRTDDMMIISGVNVFPSQVETVLMEFEEVEPLYQIRLSKKGYIDHITVETEVKPAVYEAGQEKIAELSKRISARIQQVIGINVPVIVLAHDSIERSIGKAKRIIDER is encoded by the coding sequence ATGTCAAAGAAGTATTGGGACGAAAAGTTCGAAACTATGAACGAATCCGCAATGGCCGCGTTTCAGACGGAAAAACTTAAGCAGACTCTAGAGTGGGTCTACGACAAGGTCCCATACTACAAGAAGGCCTTTGATGAAACGGGCGTGAAACCGTCCGATTTCCAAAAGCTGGCAGATCTTGCAAAATTCCCTTTCACGATCAAGACCGCGTTGCGAGACAACTATCCGTTCGGCCTGTGCGCTGTCCCGATGTCTGAAGTGGTCCGCGTTCATGCTTCTTCAGGAACTACGGGTAAACCCATCACCGGGCCATACACGGCCGAGGACCTTGATCAGTGGACGGATTGCATGGCACGAGGCCTGTGGGCCCAAGAGGTCAGACCGGATAGCGTGCTCCAGAATGCATATGGAATGGGCCTTTTCACAGGAGGGCTAGGGTTTCTCCAGGGGGCGATGAGAATCGGTTGTGCTGTCGTTCCTTCAGGAGCGGGGATGACCGAAAGGCAGATCATGCTCATTCAGGACTTTGGGACCTCTGCTCTATGTTGTACACCCTCATATTGCCTCACAATAATTGAAAGAGCGGAAAAAATGGGTGTAGACCTGAAGAAGACCGCGTTGAGGACAGGTCATTTCGGCGCGGAACCGTGGAGCACCGAAATGCGAAGCGACATCGAATCCCGAGGCGGCATTCACGCGTACGAGCACTACGGGCTTACCGAGCTTATGGGACCGGGTGTTTCCTTTACATGCGAATATTACGGGATTCACGTGAACGAAGATCACGTCTACCCGGAGATAGTGGACCCGGGAACACTCGAACCGGTTCCATTGGGGCAGGAGGGCGAGCTGGTCTTCACCTCGCTTCAACGTAGGGCCATGCCGATGATTCGCTATCGGACGCGAGACATCTGCACGCTACGCCGTGAAAAATGTGAGTGTGGACGCACGCTGGTTACAATGGACAAGATCCTGGGCCGCACCGACGACATGATGATTATCAGCGGTGTGAACGTTTTCCCGTCGCAGGTTGAAACGGTTTTGATGGAATTCGAGGAAGTCGAGCCCCTGTACCAGATTCGCTTGAGCAAGAAAGGTTACATCGATCACATTACCGTAGAGACCGAGGTCAAGCCTGCGGTGTACGAAGCAGGTCAGGAAAAGATCGCCGAACTCTCCAAGAGGATTTCAGCCAGGATACAGCAGGTCATCGGCATAAACGTTCCGGTGATCGTCTTGGCTCATGACTCAATAGAGCGCAGCATCGGCAAGGCTAAACGTATCATCGACGAGCGATAG
- a CDS encoding 3-hydroxybutyryl-CoA dehydrogenase, with protein sequence MSKIGVIGAGLMGSGIAQVAAQTGFQVSLMDVEQRFVDKGLATIDKNLKRMIDKGKMEASEADAVRSRIKGTLSLGEAASDVDVTIEAVIEKMDLKRSVYKELDGIAKPSTIFATNTSGLSITAMAAVTSRPDRFIGMHFFNPVPAMKLVEVIRGYGTSDETVKVIKTLAQKMGKTAIEVVEAPGFVVNRILVPMINEAIFALQEGLASAAEIDEGMKLGANHPMGPLALADLVGLDTLLNVQQHLYEEFADPKYRPPTLLRKMVRAGHLGRKSGKGFYDYGS encoded by the coding sequence ATCAGCAAGATAGGGGTTATCGGGGCCGGCCTGATGGGCTCTGGTATAGCTCAAGTGGCGGCCCAGACGGGTTTTCAGGTAAGCCTGATGGACGTGGAACAGCGTTTCGTGGACAAAGGGCTTGCTACCATTGACAAGAACCTCAAGCGCATGATTGATAAAGGCAAGATGGAAGCTTCCGAGGCGGACGCTGTCCGTTCGAGGATAAAGGGCACCTTGTCTTTGGGTGAAGCAGCTTCCGATGTGGACGTGACCATAGAAGCGGTCATCGAGAAGATGGACCTCAAGAGATCCGTTTATAAGGAACTGGACGGCATTGCCAAGCCATCCACAATCTTCGCCACAAACACGTCGGGCCTGAGCATAACTGCAATGGCTGCCGTTACATCCAGGCCGGACCGCTTTATCGGAATGCACTTCTTCAACCCTGTCCCCGCCATGAAGCTTGTGGAAGTAATCCGCGGCTATGGCACGTCCGACGAGACTGTGAAGGTCATAAAGACCCTGGCGCAGAAAATGGGTAAGACTGCCATCGAGGTTGTAGAAGCCCCGGGATTTGTCGTGAATCGCATTCTTGTTCCCATGATCAATGAAGCGATTTTCGCGCTGCAAGAGGGGCTTGCCAGCGCTGCTGAAATCGATGAAGGGATGAAACTGGGTGCCAACCATCCGATGGGCCCATTAGCTCTGGCCGATCTTGTAGGACTGGACACGCTGCTCAACGTCCAGCAGCATCTGTACGAAGAATTCGCGGACCCCAAATACAGGCCGCCCACGTTGCTGAGGAAGATGGTGAGGGCAGGCCATCTGGGCCGGAAGTCAGGGAAAGGGTTCTATGACTACGGTTCGTAA
- a CDS encoding acyl-CoA dehydrogenase family protein, which produces MEEMERFGLTEEEKMLQDMVRRLAKEKVAEGAEVRDKKGEYPYDMLELMKENGLMGVDFPEAYGGMAAGMIAHCVVVEELAKVDASVALIPSCQELGCLPIILAGNHEQKEKYLTPLSSGEKLAAFGLTEARGGSDVAALKTRAVRKGDKYILNGSKMFITNGGVADTLAIYAVTNPDKPSHQNASVFILEKGTPGFSVGKPESKLGIKCSDTRELVFEDVEIPVENRLGEEGDGFHIMMKTLDFSRPSVAAQALGIAAGAFEFATEYAKERESFGKPIIRHQAIAFKLAEMSMRTNAARQLLWRTCSLLDKISKDLSRVPAETVRFSSMSKAYCSDVAMWTTIEAVQVLGGYGYMSEYPVERMMRDAKITQIYEGTNEIQRLVIASTL; this is translated from the coding sequence ATGGAGGAAATGGAACGATTCGGTCTGACCGAAGAAGAGAAAATGCTTCAGGACATGGTGCGGCGCCTGGCCAAGGAAAAAGTGGCGGAGGGCGCGGAAGTGAGAGACAAAAAGGGCGAATACCCTTATGACATGCTCGAACTCATGAAAGAGAACGGGCTGATGGGCGTGGACTTTCCGGAGGCCTACGGCGGTATGGCCGCGGGTATGATAGCGCATTGCGTGGTGGTTGAGGAGCTGGCAAAGGTGGACGCTTCGGTAGCTTTAATCCCATCCTGCCAGGAACTTGGGTGCCTGCCGATAATTCTGGCAGGCAACCACGAACAGAAAGAGAAATACCTTACACCGTTGTCGTCGGGCGAGAAACTGGCTGCCTTCGGGCTGACCGAGGCCAGGGGAGGGTCTGATGTTGCGGCTTTGAAGACTCGGGCCGTACGCAAAGGTGACAAGTACATCCTGAACGGCTCAAAGATGTTTATCACCAACGGCGGAGTTGCCGACACGCTCGCCATCTACGCCGTGACCAATCCGGACAAGCCGTCCCACCAGAACGCCAGCGTGTTCATCCTTGAAAAAGGCACGCCCGGTTTCAGTGTGGGCAAGCCGGAGAGCAAGCTCGGCATCAAGTGCTCTGACACAAGGGAATTGGTTTTCGAAGACGTTGAGATCCCTGTGGAAAACAGGTTGGGTGAAGAGGGCGACGGTTTCCACATCATGATGAAGACCTTGGATTTCAGCCGCCCATCAGTTGCGGCTCAGGCCCTCGGTATCGCCGCGGGAGCTTTCGAATTTGCGACTGAATACGCCAAGGAGCGTGAGTCTTTTGGCAAACCGATCATCAGGCACCAGGCCATCGCTTTCAAGTTGGCTGAAATGTCCATGAGGACCAACGCGGCTCGCCAGCTTTTGTGGAGGACATGCTCGCTTCTCGACAAAATCTCCAAAGATCTTTCCAGAGTGCCGGCCGAGACTGTTCGATTCTCGTCCATGTCCAAGGCGTATTGTTCCGACGTGGCAATGTGGACCACCATCGAAGCGGTTCAGGTCCTGGGCGGGTACGGATACATGAGCGAGTACCCTGTGGAACGCATGATGCGGGATGCCAAGATCACGCAAATCTACGAAGGAACCAACGAAATTCAAAGGCTCGTCATAGCGTCCACTTTGTAA
- the phoU gene encoding phosphate signaling complex protein PhoU: MSLTVRLRLQRKIEKLKRLVLSLGARVEESVKLAVKAIKMRDAELARKVVDGDMEIDSMEMDLDEECLEILALHQPVATDLRFIVGILKMNQDLERIGDMAANIARIAIDLQANDPIHIPDDYFTMAEETASMLRKTLDAFVSMDSNQAFEVLAEDDRIDLKKHQLHRDFESRVQADPENRRALIHLFLVSRHLERIGDHATNIAEDIIYMVTGEIVRHGQK, translated from the coding sequence ATGAGCCTAACCGTACGCTTGAGACTTCAACGTAAGATCGAAAAGCTGAAGAGGCTTGTCCTCTCCTTGGGCGCTCGCGTGGAGGAGAGCGTCAAACTGGCTGTCAAGGCCATCAAAATGCGAGATGCTGAGCTGGCCCGGAAGGTCGTGGACGGTGATATGGAAATCGACAGCATGGAAATGGACCTTGACGAAGAGTGCCTTGAGATCCTCGCTCTGCATCAGCCCGTGGCAACGGATTTGCGGTTCATAGTAGGCATCCTGAAAATGAACCAAGACCTGGAACGCATCGGAGACATGGCCGCGAACATCGCCAGAATAGCCATAGATCTGCAAGCCAATGATCCCATACATATACCCGATGATTACTTCACCATGGCAGAGGAAACCGCGAGCATGTTGCGCAAGACCTTGGATGCATTTGTGAGCATGGACAGCAACCAGGCGTTTGAGGTCCTCGCGGAGGACGACCGGATCGACCTCAAGAAGCATCAATTACACAGGGATTTTGAGTCCAGAGTGCAAGCCGATCCTGAAAACCGCCGTGCGCTGATCCACTTGTTCCTGGTGTCCCGCCACCTGGAACGAATTGGAGACCACGCCACCAACATCGCCGAAGACATCATTTACATGGTTACCGGTGAAATTGTCCGCCACGGTCAAAAATGA
- a CDS encoding radical SAM protein, translating into MSQSWVPISTILKTAPKLLEKPKYAKNVAMIQVDKFLRNLSQRADEGKANRIRQCSIRITDVCNLRCHTCGQWGDRGFLRSCSLKELKNQEVTPERYLELLRDLSEHGHTPSVYLWGGEPMLYKGSVEIIEEAARLGMPPSIATNGTGLTENAERLVAAPMFVVQISIDGPDEAVHNASRPGASPSVNNFATITKAIDRITALRTERKQRLPLIAALTTINNVNYNRLVDIYDVFKDKVDVCVFYLAWWIDEESAERHAKDFEERFGFRPQKHFGWIGSWRPPDYQVLSNQLKTLNDRAGSLSGPAVIIMPPLTDPKDLETYYSDHDCRFGFDRCVSIFSAVEINSNGDMSPCRDYHDFVVGTVKEKTITELWNSKLYRKFRKSLSEKGLMPVCTRCCGLMGY; encoded by the coding sequence ATGAGCCAAAGCTGGGTTCCTATTTCCACTATATTGAAGACTGCTCCGAAGCTACTCGAGAAGCCCAAGTACGCCAAAAACGTGGCGATGATTCAGGTCGACAAGTTCCTCAGGAACCTGTCTCAAAGGGCCGATGAAGGCAAAGCGAATCGGATCAGGCAGTGCAGCATCCGCATAACCGATGTCTGTAACCTCCGGTGCCACACCTGCGGCCAATGGGGCGACCGCGGCTTTCTGCGGTCATGCTCTTTGAAGGAACTCAAAAACCAGGAAGTAACCCCTGAACGTTATTTAGAACTCCTGCGCGACCTCAGCGAGCACGGCCACACACCTTCCGTGTACTTGTGGGGCGGCGAGCCCATGCTGTACAAGGGCTCGGTGGAGATAATCGAAGAGGCCGCCCGGCTGGGCATGCCCCCGAGCATCGCAACCAACGGAACGGGCCTCACGGAAAACGCCGAGCGACTGGTCGCCGCTCCAATGTTCGTGGTTCAGATATCAATAGACGGCCCCGACGAAGCGGTCCATAATGCCAGCCGCCCTGGAGCGAGCCCGAGCGTAAACAACTTCGCGACCATCACCAAGGCCATCGACCGTATTACCGCTCTGCGAACGGAAAGAAAGCAGCGACTCCCCCTGATCGCGGCCCTCACCACCATAAATAACGTGAATTACAATCGTCTGGTGGACATCTACGACGTGTTCAAAGACAAGGTGGATGTCTGCGTGTTCTACCTCGCGTGGTGGATCGACGAAGAGTCAGCGGAGAGACACGCCAAGGACTTCGAGGAACGCTTCGGGTTCAGGCCTCAAAAACACTTCGGCTGGATCGGAAGCTGGAGGCCGCCGGATTACCAAGTGCTCTCCAATCAGCTAAAAACGTTGAACGATCGTGCAGGGAGCCTCTCCGGCCCAGCGGTTATCATCATGCCGCCCCTGACCGATCCCAAGGATCTGGAAACCTACTATTCCGACCACGACTGCCGCTTCGGCTTTGACCGCTGCGTGTCCATATTCAGTGCGGTGGAGATCAATTCCAACGGCGACATGTCTCCATGCCGCGACTACCACGACTTCGTTGTCGGCACCGTCAAAGAAAAAACCATCACCGAACTCTGGAATTCCAAGCTCTACCGCAAATTCCGAAAGAGCCTCTCCGAAAAAGGACTCATGCCCGTCTGCACCCGCTGCTGCGGCTTGATGGGGTATTGA
- a CDS encoding Gx transporter family protein: protein MTGRVRKLARLALLLALATVIHTAEGLLPITVLWFRFGFANIIGLATLYLFGFKAALFITLGRVFLGSLASGLFGSPAFALSLAGATCAILAMALVHRLFGRIFSEVGVSLVGAVAHNLAQLLVAYFLLVRSEGIFLLFPLMLLAAVGTGILNGLAARFLINHFKGLGEV, encoded by the coding sequence ATGACCGGCCGCGTGCGGAAGTTGGCTCGATTGGCTCTTCTTCTGGCCTTGGCGACCGTCATTCACACAGCGGAGGGGTTGCTCCCGATAACCGTACTCTGGTTCAGGTTCGGGTTCGCCAACATCATCGGGCTAGCCACACTGTATCTTTTCGGCTTCAAGGCCGCGTTGTTCATTACTCTTGGACGCGTCTTTCTAGGTTCACTGGCTTCTGGGCTCTTCGGCTCTCCTGCCTTTGCTCTGTCTCTCGCGGGTGCGACCTGCGCAATTCTGGCCATGGCCTTAGTCCACAGACTGTTCGGTCGTATCTTTTCCGAGGTCGGAGTTAGCCTCGTGGGTGCGGTGGCACACAACCTAGCGCAACTCCTGGTCGCCTATTTCCTGCTGGTTCGCAGCGAAGGGATCTTCCTCCTGTTCCCATTGATGCTCCTTGCCGCAGTCGGCACCGGCATCCTCAACGGCCTCGCCGCACGCTTCCTCATAAATCATTTCAAAGGCTTAGGGGAAGTGTGA
- a CDS encoding NusG domain II-containing protein encodes MTLADWTLVAVTLALAAAMFFTIPRWVISGGTNVEVYSGNRIVGRYPLSQDRMIEVPGPLGKTVLRIKDGRARIDSSPCPNKICIHMGEFGTEGGILVCVPNEIAVRVGNDRGQSVDAVTR; translated from the coding sequence GACCCTGGTTGCTGTGACCTTGGCGCTGGCGGCCGCGATGTTTTTCACGATCCCGCGCTGGGTCATTTCCGGGGGAACAAATGTGGAGGTCTATTCCGGCAACAGAATAGTGGGCCGCTACCCGCTGAGCCAAGACCGCATGATCGAAGTGCCGGGACCGCTGGGCAAAACCGTATTGCGGATAAAGGACGGCAGAGCGCGCATAGATTCTTCTCCCTGTCCGAACAAAATCTGCATACACATGGGAGAGTTTGGTACCGAAGGAGGAATCCTGGTCTGCGTTCCCAATGAGATCGCCGTCCGGGTTGGAAACGATAGGGGCCAAAGCGTCGACGCGGTGACCCGATGA